The Leguminivora glycinivorella isolate SPB_JAAS2020 chromosome 7, LegGlyc_1.1, whole genome shotgun sequence genomic interval CAATGTTAAATAGATTAGCATTCTTAGTTTTATTGCTCAAAGACATCTGTGCCGTTTTAAAATTCAGTATGTTACTGCAAAATTATTCATACCCGTGTCAGGTGTCCcccatataaaacaaaatgtCAAAAACGTCGTAAGTACCATATGGATTCTTAAACTCCCAGTAGATATCATTCTTGGAGTTAGGGCGTTTAGTTTTGAGTAGGAGCCCGCACGATGGCGAACTAAAGTTTACCTTCGGCACCAATTTCGACATGCATCCATTGAATGCATGATTACGTTTTTGACTCAACAGATGGGGTGATTTGAGGTGTCTTGGTAAATTCTAATTTAGGCAGGTACATGTTTAGAccttgattttaaaataaaaaataaaataaaataaaattttgtgaaTTTACACGTTTTTTGTAAAATTCTACAATCTTCTTTCTTGTTTCGTTTTTGCTGTGTTTACTTTAGTGTATACTCCAAAGTAATCTACTTTCAATATTTTTACGTTATCTGAGTTTTCAGCTAAGATAGATTAGTTAAATTTTAAGTTCTTTCGATCTGTGTTAGATACGAGTCTGACATGTTCCTATCAAAAGTTAAATTTATCTTCTTACCTCAAAAACATCTCTTTCGACACTGATAGATCAGATTCATGTCTAAAACAACTATAATTCCAATGGCTctcttatttatacatacaagACATATTTTCATCAGTCGGTATTATCTTTTTTTCACAAATACCGAAAGCCGAAATGTTGTCAGCTAATTAATTTGATGCTTTTCCCCAAGTCTACGACTTCATCTAATTATGACTCACATCGAGAACAATGTAGTGTCCATAAATCTTCCACCCACATTTATTTACATGTAACTTTTAGGCTAGTCATGAAAACTACTGCCAAAACCGTTTCTTCTCTCCCTTTCTTTCTTGGTTAGCTAGAAAGAGACGGATGTTGTCACATAAAGACGGGTGATTGATAGGCCCGCACCGGCTAACGATTATAGGAAGCTATAACGATAAACAGCTGGCGATTTCGTTCCGAGTCGATTTTAATTCGTTTTCGTGATGGTTGCGAAGTTGGCTGATTTAGTGTTGATATTCATAATGGTTCCGTTTTATTACAGTTCTACTTTGATTTATGGTTCAAGGTAAACAATAGTAGGTTCGGTGGAATTCTCATAACTAGGTATTTGTAGGAGTTTTTTATTCAAATATGTTTAGCGCATTAAtaatttattctttaaaaactaaACAAGATTGACTAGGTCACCATGTTTatcaaaatatttcaaaaacattATTTGTGTTATAAGAATAATTCGATTTccgaaaatgttttattgtcACGTCACATCTCACAGTGTTTGTCTTCTCTCGTCACATAAATTCTAATAATCATCTACTTAATCAGTATCTTAGTAGCTTAGTTTGCACACTCACACATCACATTTATCTCCACCAAAATAAATCCCGTCTTTATTTTCCTTTGTCAAGCCGGAAATCTGTCCATGATACACGTAAATCCTTCGTCCCATGTCAGTTAACCCGCTGTGAGTGACATTTCCTTGTCAACGCCATCTAGTCCTTAAAGAGTCATTAAAAATCGTCGATTGGTCAAGGTTCTAGTCTATTGGTGAGTCAGTGTCTATCATTCAGTGCAGTTCGCGCGGCGCACGCTTGCATTACGCAGTACCACCCCCTAGAGAGACGTATAACGGTCTCGCTCGCTCCTATTGGGTTATTGGTTGGTGTTGGTGTTGGTCTCGCTCTCGCGGGGCGGAGGGGGGGACTGCAGGCGGGTCGTAAATCACGCTTGTCTCATTCCACGCGggaccgccgccgccgccgcaggcgTCCGCATTCCCCTCTCGACTGCCGAGAGCGACGCGTCTTTCGTGTTTACTTTAAATTTGGAAGTGTCTTGTGAATGGATCTAAGGGTGTCGGTTCGGACAGATTGAAAGATTGCGTCCGAAATGATTGTGGAAGCTGATCATGTGAGGTAAGCTTTTGTGTGTTGTTTTTATACTTTTGTTTTATCATTTCGTTTCCGACATGTACTTACAATTCTGGCTCTGGTTTTAGCCAAGGGTTTTCATTTCCCAATCATTTTCTTAACTGGTTTTACTACTAGTGTTAGAAATGCGGAGTTTTCAAGTTATCCGAATCTTATTTGTATATTGCAGCCTGTCATAATTGTAGTTCCAATTTTGATTTTCTAGGTTTCGATTTTAATCTCAAAATcagttatttttattgtaatatggATTGTTTTTCCTTTCATATTTCGTAAAATAATTGTGTTGTGCAATGCGTTATTATTCAAAAGCTTAAACATACGAATCTCAAAGTCTGATCTGAATCTGAAAGTTCAGaattttctgtatttattttCGATTCAATTTACCTTTTAACGTGTTGTTAATCCTAAAACAATATTAACAGTTTCCTGTTATCTCAAAGTATTAGCAAGATTTAATCCAACAAGAAATATAAAAAGTTTTCcttctttttattttgtttccgAAGATTCGCCAAAGCTGTGAATGTTGAAATATTGGAAGTTCATTCTCAATCTTTTTCCTTTTTAGTGTTTTATTTGTCGCAGTTATCAGGAAATTTATGATCCTGTTTTCATTTACGGAGATTTTATCTGATGATTtgttatttattcgtgatactAAGTTACTATTAATTGTCAATATTGATCGATTAGGTACAGATGATATCGCTTATCAATGATAAATTATCATATTATCATAATTTGTGTTCTGAGTATTGCTATCTTTTTCTCTTATCGTTGCTACTATCTCTTAATTGACACCAATGTGAAGTATTTATGAGTCATTAGAGCGTTTTAGTAAACCATAAGAAATAATATTGCCGGTTGCAAGTTCGATTCATCAATATTCATCAACTCTTAATGATAAAACCTTAACCTACGTTGGATGTGATAAAATACCAAATGTTAGAATTTACATTTGCAGTTTTCTTACTTCTTTTATTAGAgtttttgaaatacttaggattgtatttttacctattttagTGTTTTCTATTAactagcactgaaacttgagtagtttcatgtgctctgccgaccccttcatgggatacaggtgtgattgtatgttgttgttgtatgttgtCTATTAACTACGAATTGTCctctaaatttttaaattttagtgtttcaatttttttgtgtattcttGGGTGACATTATACCTACGTTCTTAGCTTTAGGCACTGCTATTCAGCCATTTTTATTAGGTCATCAAAATAACATCtagttttttatacatataccaatgtaggtacaaaatactgtttttttttttcctaccAATACCTAGAATCAGTAGATACCTATGATTTTATTGAAGCCTTAaacatcattttatttattgttattttatccCCGAAATCTTGatctttaattaaattttgcgtTCCAATTAGTACCATTGCAAAAAAGCGCAATATCTAAGTAAGCATTATTGGTACAGTCTGactaaaaagagtagaaattaaaaagtggcaacatcgtagtgtcgtcccgttttctcacacatattgatttgaaggCACTACAAtcttgccactttttaatttagtCTAGTCAGACTGTATGGGTACTATTTCTTTAGAAAAAGTATCCTATTCCATCTATTATAATTCCAACTGTTCTAGATAAGGAGCGTAAAAAAGCGCAAACAATAATAAAGCGCGCTAAAGTTGATTTGTTTGTCCGCAGGGAGAGCCCGCGATGTCTGTCGCGGGAGTCGTCGGGCGCGCCGCGCTGCCCCTCCAGCGAGCCGTACCGCGCGCCCCTCCTCCCCGCCGCGCTCACGGCCGCCCTCCCCGCCGCGCTGCTGCCCCCGCACTCCGCCGCCGTCGCCGCGTACctcggcgccgccgccgccgctgcaCAACAACGCCTCCTCATGTCATGCCAGGAAGACATGACCGATTCCGAGCGCGCCGACGCTCTAGACTTTAGCACCAAACGCAGCGACTCGCCCGtcgacgacgacgacgatgCCGTCAACCTTAGCAAAACGCCCGAAAATGGACCGTTAGATTTATCAGTTGGCACGCGCAAAAGAGGACCCGAAGATTCACCTTCGCCGGTCCCCACTAGAAAAAGTTCGAGAACGGAGCTTAAGCCTAGTCCTGTACCTTGGAGTACGCCAGTAGCTCCACATTTGCCATATTTCGCGGCCGCAGCCGCCGTAGCTGCGGCTAGTCTGTCTCCGAAAGGTGGGATACCGGCAGAATGGAATGGAAGACTGAAGCACGGCCCGACACCGAGCGATGCGACGAAAGCGCTCGAGAAGATGAGCGAGCTCAGCAGACTGGGCGGCGAAGAGTTATTCCGATCTGTACAAAGCGCGGCTTTAGGCGCCGGCTTAGCTCCTAACTCGGCCGCCAGACACTCCGCCTGGCAGTCGCACTGGCTCAACAAAGGAGCTGATCAAACTAAAGACGTTCTAAAATGCGTCTGGTGCAAGAAAAGCTTCAATTCTCTCGCCGATCTAACAGTACATATGAAAGAAGCGAAGCATTGTGGCGTCAACGTCCCGGTTCCGTCGTCAACCGGCGCTCCCATGCCGCCATCTCTACACCCACCTTCGAGCTCGCCATCCACACCTTCGCACAACTCATCATCGTCGAGCAGTTCGTCAAAACCCAGTCAGAGCGATCTAAATTTACTTATAAAAGAAAATATGCCGATTCCGAGAAAACTAGTCCGAGGCCAGGATGTCTGGTTAGGCAAGGGCGCCGAGCAGACTAGACAGATTTTAAAATGCATGTGGTGCGCCGAGAGTTTCCGCTCGCTGGCCGAGATGACAAGCCACATGCAGAGGACTCAACATTACACCAACATCATATCGCAAGAGCAGATTATCTCCTGGAAGTCCTCCGATGAAGCTAAAGGGTCGAGCGCGAGCAACGCGCCCAATAATCCCGCCCCGCCGACCACAGGCACTAGTAGCCACGTCAGCGCCGTTTTAACTTGTAAGGTTTGCGACCAAGCATTTAGTTCCTTGAAAGAGTTAAGTAATCATATGGTTAAAAATTCACATTACAAAGAGCACATTATGAGATCGATCACCGAGAGTGGGGGTAGGCGACGACAGACGCGCGAAAAGCGAAAGAAGTCACTTCCAGTTAGAAAGCTACTAGAGTTAGAGCGAGCGCAACATGAGTTCAAAAACGGGGACGGCAACGGGGTACCCATGGGGAAACCGATTAGGGACTTTGGCGCGGGCAGCCGAATTTCATGCGAAAAATGCGGTGATAAAATTGAGACCGCCGTGTTCGTTGAGCATATACGACAGTGCATAGGCGCGCCGATGTCTAATAGCCAAAGGAATTTTCTGAAGAGCGCGCTGCTCACCAATAGCATCATCCCGCCCGACGTGCCCGGCCACGTGACCCCCACCGGCCGCGACGGCCGCAAGAGCATCAACGACGAACTTCCCTCTCCTGGTTCAGCCCACCATCGCTCCCCCTCCTCCGTGAACGATTCCTCCCCGAGTTCCAAAGACCCTAACGCGAGCAACGACAAGAGCTCATCGCCTTCGGTCCTCAACGCCATAGAACAATTGATAGAAAAGAGTTTCGACACGCGATCGCGTCACACTGTACCTGGCATGCCAGGCGGAGCTTCTCACGCTCCGATCGGTTCTAGCATTCTTAAAAGATTAGGCATAGATGAGAGCGTAGACTACACTAAACCGCTGGTCGATCCGCAAACGATGAGCATGCTTAGGAGCTATCACCATCAGCAGGGGTACGGGCGCCGCGAGCGTAGCGGGAGCGAGTCGAGCTCGATGTCCGAGCGAGGGGGCAGTCGGGTCGAATCCCTCACCCCCGATAGAAAACTTGACGCTTACCACATGACCCCACGCACCACCCCAGACACTCGCGGCTCCCAAACACCCGCTTCCGAAGACCGCCCCGCCgaagttagaataaaaaaagaAGTAACTGAAGACGACGATCGCGAAAACGGGGTAGATTTGAGTAGCCAGCCGGTGCGTGTCAAAACCGAGGTCGATGAGGACGAGGAGCCTCCCAGGCCGAACAGTTCGCACGAGGACGGGAAAGTTGTCCCCAAACGCGAGAGCGAGGGCTCCAGCCCCGCGGCCAGCCCGCGCAGCCCGGCCAGTGACCGCTCGGGACACACCCCGGGGGTGGATAGGAAGCCGGCTTCCAGTTTAGGCGCGTTGTCTTCTATGTTCGATAATCTCGCTAGCGGAGGGTCTTCGGCCGAGCCTAGCTCCTCCCGTCGCAGCGGCAGTCACCCTTTAGCCGCGCTTCAAAAGCTTTGCGATAAAACAGAGACTAGTACTTCCCGCGCGCCCGCGCCGGCTCCATCCCCCGCCGGGCCCCCGAGTATTCTTACATTCAGCTGGGCTTGTAACGACGCCGTCGTGACTGATTCCATCATGAAGTGCGCTCTGTGCGACACGCCATTCGTCTCGAAAGGGGCGTATCGGCACCACTTGTCCAAGATGCACTTCGTGAAGGACAGCGCCATGCCGGAGCCAGTCCCGATCAAGGCCACGCCGCCTGCCGGGTCGCCGAGCGCGCATAAGAGCGGCGGCTCCACCGCGGCCTCCCCGCAAGACCCGCGCAGCCCGTCGCAAGCCTTCGACGAGAGCCCGCACTCCAAGTTCCTCAAGTACACGGAACTGGCGAAGCAGCTCTCCAGCAAATACGTGTAGACGCGTTTGTGATCATACCATATCCCGCATAACCCGCTAAGGTTAGGTTCGCTCCGGCGACGATAAGTATTTCGAAACTCTTTgccaatttaattatttaggtAATTGTTAGTCACCGCATAGTTCGGTTAGTGTAATTAACGATTAGCGACTTAAGTATACGCCAAACGTCTTACGTTCATTTAGGGTAAGGAGATATTTTCAATAATGCCTTTAGGTGACGATCGGGAGCTATCCTCCACCCACGTATTCCATTCGCGAACTGTAAATAATAAGTCACGTTAAGTCATAAAGTTCGATTCGATCTCTTGTAAATGTATTTTTGCTATCGGGGTAGCGCGCGCGGTGCGGCTCAGTATTTTGGAATTCGTTGCAATATCATTTGTGTTACTTAATTTACTTGTATCAGAGTTAGGGTTAACTTTTAGTTTATTCTATGTATATTTTGAATTATCTCTAGGTAATCTCGGAGATGCAATCTCTTCTGTTGTTACAGGACAAGTCTCCCTAGTGTACATTCGGCCTAGTTACATTTCGCCCCGGGAAAGCTATTTATTGTTTAGTGTAAGTGCTCTAGACTGCGTCTGTGACTCATGTATACCTTATACCGGCGCATAATCGGTTGTCCAAACCGCTAAGATATTTAAAACAAGTGATAATACGAGAATACGAGTTATACAGTTTTTTCTTTAAAAAGGAACGACTACGTACGTATACGTTTAGACCTTCAGTAAAGTTAATATCTTCCATTGTAACAGTTATACGAGTGTATATACGGACTAGTGAGTGAAGACTctgttatatttaaataaaaatattgtaaactgtCTAAGTGTAAGTTTCAGACGATATCAGAAATTAACGTTGAATCTTCGTCGCATAACTTTAGAATTTTATCAGCAACTCCAGTATACGAAATGTTTTTgtcttttttggaatttttgataatttttttgtttttctttccTCTAAATTTATGCGGCGGATGTGCAATTTTTGAATTCAAAAATTGAATCTATAAATTTATCATTTTAACGATAATACATAATGAACATACGAACTTTATGTAATGTATACGCTGGCTCTGATGAGGAATTTTTGCTCATTCTTAAAATGGTGTTGAAATATTGATTTTACCAAATTTAATAatcttatttaatatttttatgttgtaTTTCAAAATGCAATTAAAAGCTCAAAGAAATATATATGTTACAtacttaaatgattattttatttagtgtcCTAACGACTACACCCGATACAATCAAAAACTGAAAATTTGATAATACCTTCACAAAAGTCAAATGCACTTTGCATTGCGGTAAATTTGTGCAACTTTTTCTGCTGTTTCAATAGAAAAATTCTGTTCTTCCAGTTCAGAAGACATTAATATTGCTTCTACATATTTCACGAAATTATCCCAAAGCCTTTTGAATAGGAAATATGCAAAAAATACCAAGTAAATTTGAAATATGGactgaaaacaaataaaaaatgaatgTGTTGTCCATCTGTTCCTAATTGGTATGGCCCAAGCAAAGGGGCCATGTGTTTTATGTCACATGACAACAATATTTATCGGACCATCAAATATGTTTGACAAGCATGTAGCATAACAATATTTTGGTCATTTAATTGAAACTTATTAAATCATCTTCACAGAAAATATTTTAGTTTGTAACTTTATTGTAGTAGTCACAAATATAAACTGAAAGAAATGTCATATAACACGGAGGCCCACTTGcatcaaccacttaactcagggttagtgggctttCATCTGTTCCATATAAAGTGGTGGGTTAACTCTTGGGTTAACACTCCATTTTCGTTAGTGCAAGTGGcgctaagaaaaaaaattgtgtcgtgtacttgaaaatttcgacccttctcaccgtgaccgaatggctgagtggttcaggcatccgtTGCGAAAACaaaggacgctggttcgaatccagctttggatACTTGGAAGCCTTgatcattttttctttgtatatgacatttatttcaattaataaTCATTTACTAGGTGCTGTTACCGGcataaaatatgtgatgatttctctACCTTGTCATATTTAACggcttgtttgaaatgtcatacaaaattgtcaaacgattaaaagtgacaaggtacagaagtcatcacttctttatgccggttaATGTATGAGTTTGATATGAGCAGTACgtaattaagacgatacaggatgACTTATTCTGAAATGATTAGTTAATCAAGCCCTGAAAAGTTATGGAGACTAGCTAAGATGACAATAGTAAAGTCAtagtcaaaatattctttattcaaataggcttaggtacaataagcacttttaaattgtcaacaatgtacaaaATTCAtgttattctaaatatcagagcaatttattggtgcaataaaagTAGATGGATGAACGTCAAATGATTGAAACAACATTGTTTCAATCATTtgacataggtacatacatataagGTAAAGCGAGACCAATCTGGACTGAGGGGTAATTGTAacagatccattttttccataattacactatgatgttgagttctacatgtatccactgaacacgcctaccatatatattatataataatgcaaacattgtaaaacatggaaaaatggaccagttacattttccCCCTAGTCCAAGCGAAGAATTCTACCTCTACCTCTGAATTCTACCAGATATTTACCAACGAAGAATAAAAGGTAAGTCGGTAAGTAAATACTACGTAATTTGGCAAAGCATAGGCCTATCGAGTAGGCGCTTTATATACAACTGTATAAGAGAAAATTACTGAAAATGCTACCTTAAAGACGTAACTATTACTCGTATCTACCCACATCTGAAACATTTAAAGATTGGTCGATTAAACCTCGGTTGTTCTGTACCAAGAATAATTTATATGGGATtcacaatcttcatactaagaatcgtacctacctccattttttagcgccacctattaaataatgtcataactacactgatgatgcttgCAAGTTATTatattcaaaatgtgtattgacgtgatatcatcttattaaaataaagaagcatgtcatttgttctcatataaaataaaaacacgcaaaactatttgggaaaaatatgattttggccacttctagGCTGCGACAcagtgccatctagttttaagcctaaaagggacctatacatttcaggggtacgcttttttgtatgggctttgtctgtcacGGTATTATATGGTTCTTGTTCTGTATtaagcaaaaaaaaactgaaaattccGTCAAGATgcttatacagcgcgtaaacctaagggcgataaatgaaaccaggcatataattcaatattgttatcattaattaagaagtgtttttgagttactcttaattttcaccccataatgaatttttgaaaaaattcccagcagcaatgtactgtaaacgttgttgcgatgacaatcaatgacaactgtcaacgagcgttaaacgcgagtgtgtttgcattacgttgcgggccgaattaatttgtatggataaaaaaaatatttcaattttaagtaaaagttatctaattccatttattatgtcctatactcaccaccgttaagaggttcgcccgtattaggtttacaccctgtataatatgaGACTAAAAGAGAGATTTAGTGACATAATAAAGTTAATTAAAGAGGACTAAATTGAGGTCATAAAGACGGAAAAAAATGTGTCACTCTACACCATTTGTTGACACACCATGTCTGTCAAAAGTCAACACATCTACCACCTGCTTCTAACCCCTCAAACCGCCACAACTGACGTCGCGTGCACAGACAGCCACAGATAACATAACACAACTAACGTC includes:
- the LOC125228167 gene encoding protein tiptop isoform X1; the protein is MRSKQQPRPSYRWLNTNENEEATSPDGVKERVEGDASPASPASRSPAPRSPAPDADIEHSIPATLIQDPNAERESPRCLSRESSGAPRCPSSEPYRAPLLPAALTAALPAALLPPHSAAVAAYLGAAAAAAQQRLLMSCQEDMTDSERADALDFSTKRSDSPVDDDDDAVNLSKTPENGPLDLSVGTRKRGPEDSPSPVPTRKSSRTELKPSPVPWSTPVAPHLPYFAAAAAVAAASLSPKGGIPAEWNGRLKHGPTPSDATKALEKMSELSRLGGEELFRSVQSAALGAGLAPNSAARHSAWQSHWLNKGADQTKDVLKCVWCKKSFNSLADLTVHMKEAKHCGVNVPVPSSTGAPMPPSLHPPSSSPSTPSHNSSSSSSSSKPSQSDLNLLIKENMPIPRKLVRGQDVWLGKGAEQTRQILKCMWCAESFRSLAEMTSHMQRTQHYTNIISQEQIISWKSSDEAKGSSASNAPNNPAPPTTGTSSHVSAVLTCKVCDQAFSSLKELSNHMVKNSHYKEHIMRSITESGGRRRQTREKRKKSLPVRKLLELERAQHEFKNGDGNGVPMGKPIRDFGAGSRISCEKCGDKIETAVFVEHIRQCIGAPMSNSQRNFLKSALLTNSIIPPDVPGHVTPTGRDGRKSINDELPSPGSAHHRSPSSVNDSSPSSKDPNASNDKSSSPSVLNAIEQLIEKSFDTRSRHTVPGMPGGASHAPIGSSILKRLGIDESVDYTKPLVDPQTMSMLRSYHHQQGYGRRERSGSESSSMSERGGSRVESLTPDRKLDAYHMTPRTTPDTRGSQTPASEDRPAEVRIKKEVTEDDDRENGVDLSSQPVRVKTEVDEDEEPPRPNSSHEDGKVVPKRESEGSSPAASPRSPASDRSGHTPGVDRKPASSLGALSSMFDNLASGGSSAEPSSSRRSGSHPLAALQKLCDKTETSTSRAPAPAPSPAGPPSILTFSWACNDAVVTDSIMKCALCDTPFVSKGAYRHHLSKMHFVKDSAMPEPVPIKATPPAGSPSAHKSGGSTAASPQDPRSPSQAFDESPHSKFLKYTELAKQLSSKYV
- the LOC125228167 gene encoding protein tiptop isoform X2 gives rise to the protein MIVEADHVRESPRCLSRESSGAPRCPSSEPYRAPLLPAALTAALPAALLPPHSAAVAAYLGAAAAAAQQRLLMSCQEDMTDSERADALDFSTKRSDSPVDDDDDAVNLSKTPENGPLDLSVGTRKRGPEDSPSPVPTRKSSRTELKPSPVPWSTPVAPHLPYFAAAAAVAAASLSPKGGIPAEWNGRLKHGPTPSDATKALEKMSELSRLGGEELFRSVQSAALGAGLAPNSAARHSAWQSHWLNKGADQTKDVLKCVWCKKSFNSLADLTVHMKEAKHCGVNVPVPSSTGAPMPPSLHPPSSSPSTPSHNSSSSSSSSKPSQSDLNLLIKENMPIPRKLVRGQDVWLGKGAEQTRQILKCMWCAESFRSLAEMTSHMQRTQHYTNIISQEQIISWKSSDEAKGSSASNAPNNPAPPTTGTSSHVSAVLTCKVCDQAFSSLKELSNHMVKNSHYKEHIMRSITESGGRRRQTREKRKKSLPVRKLLELERAQHEFKNGDGNGVPMGKPIRDFGAGSRISCEKCGDKIETAVFVEHIRQCIGAPMSNSQRNFLKSALLTNSIIPPDVPGHVTPTGRDGRKSINDELPSPGSAHHRSPSSVNDSSPSSKDPNASNDKSSSPSVLNAIEQLIEKSFDTRSRHTVPGMPGGASHAPIGSSILKRLGIDESVDYTKPLVDPQTMSMLRSYHHQQGYGRRERSGSESSSMSERGGSRVESLTPDRKLDAYHMTPRTTPDTRGSQTPASEDRPAEVRIKKEVTEDDDRENGVDLSSQPVRVKTEVDEDEEPPRPNSSHEDGKVVPKRESEGSSPAASPRSPASDRSGHTPGVDRKPASSLGALSSMFDNLASGGSSAEPSSSRRSGSHPLAALQKLCDKTETSTSRAPAPAPSPAGPPSILTFSWACNDAVVTDSIMKCALCDTPFVSKGAYRHHLSKMHFVKDSAMPEPVPIKATPPAGSPSAHKSGGSTAASPQDPRSPSQAFDESPHSKFLKYTELAKQLSSKYV